The genome window TTAAAAGGCATATGAAAATGTGATAATACCATATATGATAACATAATAGCTAaagcaagaaaaataattaaaaacttaatagAAATGAAAGGGAAAGACTATTTAAACTTGAGATAAGAAAGTTCTTAAAATTACAATGAGAATGCTCCAACTATGGATAGGACCACCAAAAATTTAAGTCTTACTAGATaaagatttaaaattttaaaaatataaaataaatttctAATGTAGGTAATTTTATTAACGAAAATTAAAAGTCAAATTTTGTATCTTgaaactaaaaaagaaagaaaatctaTTGCatgtaatattaaaaataaatataagaaAACTCAATTGATTTGGaacataataatcaaagaattcgtatattaatattttagactaactcaaagatataatttaaattatttttattacaggtaaaatattaatataaaaaattaattaaaattttatagtAGGGAAGAGACAGTATAAAGATAAAATAGAGATGGTGTGAGACTACTTATactttaatttaatttaaaataaaataaattaaataattaaataatgctcaaaaatattattgatagatTTAGATTGTAAAAGAGTTCTGAGTAAGTGGATAAAAGCGTAAAATACataaatttcaagaataaataaacTAGATTTATCGATGATTATTAAAAGGATAATAAGAAAGAAATTAAGTCGATTGGTAAGCTAATAAAAGATCACATGAAAGTACAATAATGTTAAATAATATTCTGCCCTTTTTAATTTGGGGAATCTAGATCAACAGAAATTATAATTACACCAACAATACCAATCTACACCCATCATTGAAATTCTTTTTTAATCATGCACTAGAATTTCACTTCATGACATCCAGAAACACTCCCTTACAGACCAGCAAAACCATTCAAATTAATTGGCATGCCCTACAAAAAGGATGGACAAAGCTTAATATAGATTGAGCATCCGATAATGCAAAAGGAGGTATAAGAGGAGTGTTTAGGGACAGTACGGGAAAATGGATTTTAGGCTTCCACAAATACTGTAATACTCTATTTCCGTTACACATTGAATTGCAGGCTCTCCAAGAAGGGCTACAGTTGGCTTCAAGGTTTGATCTATACCCATTGGAAGTGGAAACAGACTCAACAGAAGTGATCAACGCTATTAACAATGGCCATACAATACTAGCTAATTTGATCTACTCTTGcaggcaacaacaacaacccaatataatcccactagtgaggtctggagagagtagtgtgtacgcagaccttacccctaccctgaggtagagaggctgtttccgatagaccctcggctccctccctccaagaactccccaccaccttgctcttggggtgactcgaactcacaaccccttggttggaagtagagggtacttaccactagagcaacccacaaACACTGAGCCAAGAAagcaaaaaattttaaaaaaaacaatcaATATAATCCTGGAAGAACAAAACTGTTTGCTCAACCGCCGATTTTTGTGCAACAACTTCTAACCAACGACATGAGCGGGAAATGCAACTCGTCAAAACAACTACTTATCTTTTTATGTAATATGCTTCGAACTCTAGGAAATCAAAATATTGTGAGTGACAATAGTTGTTTGTCTGAGGGGATACACAGCCCCAATGTCACTTTGCCATGTAATATGCAAAACTCTATCTAGTACGTAATATATAAATCCTTTTTACTACTCAAAAAAAAATgttaaataatataataactataaGCAAAGAACAAAAAAATTGGGTAAAAATTTAAAAGAATGGGCCTTATTTGAGTTTGAGATGAAAAATAAAGTGATAGCAAGAATTTTATTAAAATAGTATCATCTAATATGCTCAAACAAGATAAATTATttagtattttttaatattaataaCGAAATGAAATACAAGTGCTAAGATTAAGGGGTTGaattattataaatatagaaAAAGAAACCAGGTTATCTACTATGAGATTTGCGAAATAGTTTCATGTTCTGCTTCTTAATTGATATATAATGATTATCTATAATTTTTATCtggaaattttatattttaaggttatttatACATAATTCAAATCGCAATTTAATATGGTTTGTGTCCGCGCATCGCGTGGGTACCAATACTAGTTTTATTAAGAAGCCCTAAATACATCGTTTAGCAGTGTATATGGTAAAAGTTTCACGAGGCGTCCTATTTGATCACACCCATTTAATATGtacttttttttatattttaaagtttaaCTGATACCAAATTTTGGGTAACTTCAAATAcattttttctcttcttctttgctGCTAATTTCTTCTTCTTTGCATTCATGTCCTATGTATCTAGGAGCTTCgctgcttctttttcttttttgtactCATGTTCCATGTATCCGGTGGTTATTTggtttcttcttcatcttcttctaaGTTGCTAAATTGATTTGTTGGATTTATTATTGTTTTGACAATTTGATAATTTAGGTTTATTTTTTATGATATTgaaagttatgtttcaaatttgagcttatTTGGGCGTATCATATGTTGAATTTTTGAAATTCAAAGAACAAATTTATGCTTCATGACTTAATAATTGATTTATGAAGTTGcactgaagagataaaaactACTTAAGATTTAATTTTTCTGAAGTTGTATTGAAAAGATGAACTTAAGATCcgatttctgaagttgcattgagAGATAAAACTACATAAGATCTAATTTTTTGAAGTTACATTGGAAAGATAGAAGAGCTTTAGATTCGATTTTGAAGTTGTATTGAAGAGATATAACTATTTAAGATCCGATTTTTCTGAAGTTGCATTAGAAAGATAAGAACTTCATATGCGATTCTAAAGTTGCATTGAAAAAATAGAAGGATTCAGATCCGAGTGAGTATATTTTGTAAAATTTTGTGCATCGCGAGTATAACTTCACTTTGGGCTTCGTTGATGGGCTAGAAATAGGGAAACTACTaactatgtccatttataagtagcttattatGAAAATTGGTCAAtctataaaatattactaatactaGCCAACTATTACCAATATTAGTCAATTAGCTATTTATAACCAAAAAAAAGGTCAaaattttgctttcttttgagtgagtattaatagaatagattgggtacatttTAAGGaatttgaatctcagttttgggatgattttgtggagttttgatatggtttgaattgaaaatttgaagtataatatgaacatgaaaaaaataatacgtgtatcacactgtgtatcacatatgtatcatatttgtattaaATGTGTAACACATGTATATTCATGTAtacctgtgtgtgagatacatgcgtgatacatgtttgatacatgtgtgTAGAAGATTTTTTTAAACTCCATGTTAACTacaaattttgataccaaatcagtccaaatcacctccaatcttcctcaaattttatatattgattcgtctatatgttttcaatgaattttaacCATACCCATTAAAAAAAGTTTCTTTTTGCTTAAATTTTTgaaatcttatatatatatatatatatatatatatatatatatatatatatatatatcatcttATTTGCTAATTTAATCATGAATTTTTCTTTTCGTCTTGCATCTAATATTgctaatcacgcttaaaaatataaAAGTAGATTTTTGCGTGTAATTTTTGGAGAGAAAAAATCTTATATATttggatttttaatttttatgtatTCGGTTAGTTTTGGTATATTTATAAGTAATGGGTAGAGGCTGGTAAGTTGAAACTTACATTTATGTAAGATTCCCCTGTGAAGTACTCCAGTTGATCAAAATAATCCAATTGTTGAGCCCAAACAAAAGAGATTTAACTCATCCAACTACAGTCCGCTCTTCAGTATCCACCATTTGTTCTTCTTCACCTTCTTCATCTTCTTGGTGTTATTGCCATGGCCACATTTAACATCTCATATCTCTCAAAACCCAATTCGTCTCTTCCTATTTTCTCCAATTTTTCTTCCCAAAATACCCCTTCATTTTCCTCTTATTCTATTCCCAAACCCTCCTTCCTTTTCCCTTCGATTACCCTCCGACCCAATAGCAGAACCAGAACTCGCCACGTAAGCATCGTCGTTTCAGCTGTAAAAAAGCTCTCTGAGACAGACCCTTTAACCGTGCCTCTAGAACCTGTCGAAATTTCTGGAAGCTTCCCGAAGGAATCTGGTGTGTATGCGGTGTATGATAGTAATGGTGTTCTGCAATTTGTTGGCATATCGCGAAACATTGCCGCCAGTGTTCTTTCTCATAAGAATACTGTACCCCAACTCTGCTCTTCCGTAAAGGTAACAACTTTGCTTATTCACATGTATAAGATTTAAAATACTCCCTCCGTCCGAATTATGTGACACTTCCTTTTTTAGTTTGTCTCAAAAATAATGTTATCTTccttatttagaaataatttaactctAAACTTTCCAATTTACTTCTTTTAGACCCAATTTTCAAAAGTCTCTCTCTTAGACTTTGTGTCCACTCAAACTTTGTCCCCACTCTAACAAcgcaggggcggagctagcccTTCGGATACGGGTTCGGttgaacccagtaacttttgtcCAAACcgtgtatttgtcttaaaaaattattgaattatGTAAAAATTGTTGATTAagaacccaataacttaaaagAATTAGAATATTGAACCCACAAGTTTCAAATTCTTGCTCCGCCTCTACTAACTGGGAGTATATTTTTTGATAAGTAatgcaaaattttaaaatatttatgatattcttgctttaattttgttATGATGCAAAGCATAACTAATTACAAACTAAGATAGAGGAGAAGGGTCGGGATAACTTGTAGTAAGTTGATGGAACAAGTTAAAGGTTTGTAACTTAAATGAGAATTGGGGCGTGCTCACCTAGGCACGGGTTAGATGGAGTTAGATGGACATGAATAGAGCGGAATAGATACAGAGGATTCATATAGCGGACCCAACTAATTGGGATTGAGGTGTAGTTAATTGTGATGCTATGAGAAATAGTTTAGGATGGATAGAGCATATTTCTCATTTTTGGGTTTGTTGACAAAAGGGTATATAGAATTGAAATTTTTGACCATGGTGCTTCTTGGTGGTGCTATGAGTAAAACCACTTGCAGAATCTTTGTTGGGCTACAGAGACTTAGAAATCAATTTGAATTAGCATGTCCAAGTTAGAGTAAAGTAATATGCTGTGCAATAATGATGAAATGCACATTGTGGGGACAATATACGGAGAACCTTGGGTTTTACTTGTCATAAAAGGTTGCTTCTTGTTGCATGTTCTTTCTTGAGTTAGTCGTATACATTTGACTAGAGATATGAAGCCAAGTTTACTTTTCTTATTCTTAAACATTGGTTTCAGTAAACAACTGCTTCATGTGATTCTTCCACTAGAATGGATTTGAATACGTGTGGCCAAGTTCAAGTTAAAGTGACATGCAATGCATTAATAGTTAAATGCACATATCTTGGTTTTTCTTGTCATAAAAAGGATGCTTCTTCTTGGGTGTTCTTTTTTGAGTTAGTCAAATACACTTTGTGACCCGAGAAATGAAGCCAattttgcctttcttcttcttaaaaATTGGTTTCAGTAAGCTATTCTGTTGTGTGATCCTTCCATTGTGCACTGTCCCTGCTTCATCTTATGTTACTCGATTAAGTGAAAGTCTATGTTGTGCAGACTCTTCAAAATGCTTCCACACCTGTgtcagatcctccaaaaatgcactacTATTGGAGGATCTGGCACGCACCCGGCGacattttcggagagtccgagcaacataggtgAAAGTTCTGTCTCAGTTTGAGAGCGGGTAGTTCCCATAGTTTGGTTGCTAGCAAATACTATTATTAACTTCTATGTTGGATCTTCCAAATCATGAGAGCACACTTGGAGCATAAGTAGAGTTGTTCCTCTTGTGACCGGTAGGTCACGTGGTTGAGACGTTGAGTATGTACGTGTTTGGATTGCAGAAATGTAAGGAAAAAGGCTGCATATTGTATATGTCCACTCTCCCTTTACTCCTTTGCCGGAGAATACTTTATGCGTGAAGTATgaccttcaattctttcaaatcATTATGGAACAACTTGTTAAAGGAGCTAATAACATGGTTGCATAGCCTGCAGTAGCCTCATTTGTATTATTAAGGGTCCTCCTTTTGGTTCTTTCTGCCTGTTCTAGTGAGTCTCTTTGGTCTCTAATCTCTACTCACAATTGATAGACGATAACGGGAACTAGTTACTGCAAATCTGCAAATAGTTCCCAGGGTGACCATTTCCTGATATTTTCCCTCCTTTGTCCCAAGCTAACTGTTCAGTTTCTGGTTATGACTTGAACACTAACTTGGAAACCAGACTTTCCCTCTAATCCAGCTCtcaaaagggaaaaaaagaagaaaaaaactgtCTTGAACATAGGACATCAATGGTGCCTCTTTAAATGGAAGAAACTCAAAGAGAAACTCCTTATAAAGTCAGAAGAACATACTTATTCGACTATGAATCTTTATTGCACAATCCAGCCACTGGAACTGTGTACTCTTTGGTCGGAAAGATCAATGTTATCTGCTTTTCCTGACTAACTAATGATAGAAGAGCGAGAATAGCATCACTGTCCTCATTGTTACTGATCATCATTCTGCCTCTGCCTGCTGCTGCCACTGCTGGGCTGGTCCGCTTAATAAGGTTTAAAAATCAATTCATTTATGCCCAAAGCGGCCATAGAAAGCTTGTTTCCCGTGCTTAATGTGGCTAGAGAGTAAAGAAGGTTCTGCTAGTACAACACAAAACAGGTGGTCCATATTTCTGATTGAAGGCATTCATGATTTCATTCTATTCTTGATTACTTACCTCACTACATTATGCTTCGGAAGGGGACAGATTAGTATTTGGTTTGATTGCTGCTCGGCATCTGGCAATACCATTCTTCGCTGCTGCCTCTAATCAGCACTCTTTATCATATATCATTTGTTATAAGACACAGTACAAATTGCAAAGGGGAAACATAATGAGAATATTGGATTGGTACTCTATATGTGGAATTTTGATTACAGTGCACATAAGGCACACCGTGCTGAATAAACATCCTCTTTAGTTGGTACTTTATATGTGGAATTTTCATTACAGTGAACATAAGGCACACAGCTGAAATAAACATCCTCTTTAGTCTAGAGCATAAGAAGATCTTCGCAGGAATATATTATCAATGTGTTCTCCAACATGGCTAATTAGTTATAGTAACAGCATTTTACTTTTTGTTTGGATAAATTATACTAACAACATTTTACTGTTATTTGACATATGAATATTTTCTTATAACTTTGTCAAACATCACATGCACAGTGATTCTTGCTTAGAATCTCAACTGCTGTGACCAATTCCTGTCTGCTCCCTGAATATTATAACGGAATCCTCTAAGCAGTGTAAGCATAGTAAATTGCCAATCTTATTAACACTGAAAGACAAATCTGTACCGGTTATTATTTCTGTTGAAATGATTCGCATCTGTTTTTCTCTCCTTTTATGGTTTCACTGATTTTTAGATTATATTTTTCCTTTGAATACTTATAACTGAAATTACTGTGTTGTAGGTTGGTGTGGTAGATGAGCCAGATAGAACAGCTTTAACCGAATCATGGAAATCATGGATGGAAGAGCATATTGCAGCCACCGGAAAGGTCCCACCGGGTAACGAACCAGGAAACTCAACATGGGTACGTCAGCCACCAAAGAAGAAGACTGATCTGAGGTTAACACCAGGTCGTCATGTGCAATTGACATTGCCCTTGGAGGACCTCATTGACCGGCTTGTGAAGGAAAACAAGGTGGTTGCTTTCATAAAAGGGTCAAGAAGTGCACCACAATGTGGATTTTCACAGAGGGTGGTTGCCATGCTTGAAAGTGAAGGTGTCGATTATGAAAGTGTCGATGTACTTGATGAAGAGTACAACTACGGATTGAGGGAGACGTTGAAGAACTATAGTAACTGGCCTACATTTCCACAAATTTTTGTGAAGGGTGAGTTGGTTGGTGGGTGTGATATCTTGACCTCGATGTATGAGAAGGGTGAACTTGCCAACTTGTTCAAAAGCTAAATGTTCAATTAGCAGTAAAGAATGTACCTTTATTGTAAGAGTTGACATGAGATTATATACATCATTGCACTAATTCACTCATCAGTGTATCTGGTGGTCTGGAAATAGTGGAATAGTTGGAAACGAATTCATTGTTTCTGTGTACAAGAGAACTTTGTTATAACTAGCAACTTGGAAATTTTGAGTTTTTTGTGATAAAGAACTCCTATATGGGATCTTCATGGGCTCTGTTGATGTACTTGAAAATGTATTGGATAAGGAAAACAGACAATGGCAGAACTTATACAAGATGGATGAGTGCCCTCTGTAGTTTCTTTTTGAATAATTTTCATGATGGCATTTGTCAAGAAAGCTGCAGATGGAATCATCTTACTGTAAAATGCTTCTTCTTTATATTTACCTTTGAATTCTGATGAGTCAAGTAGTTATATTTTCCAAATCTATGCAGGATGCGGTGAATCTTATAAGTGGCCCCTATATTGTTAACAGGGGCATCCCATCTCCTGTCCAGCGTAGTGGATTT of Nicotiana tomentosiformis chromosome 7, ASM39032v3, whole genome shotgun sequence contains these proteins:
- the LOC104112870 gene encoding bifunctional monothiol glutaredoxin-S16, chloroplastic — encoded protein: MATFNISYLSKPNSSLPIFSNFSSQNTPSFSSYSIPKPSFLFPSITLRPNSRTRTRHVSIVVSAVKKLSETDPLTVPLEPVEISGSFPKESGVYAVYDSNGVLQFVGISRNIAASVLSHKNTVPQLCSSVKVGVVDEPDRTALTESWKSWMEEHIAATGKVPPGNEPGNSTWVRQPPKKKTDLRLTPGRHVQLTLPLEDLIDRLVKENKVVAFIKGSRSAPQCGFSQRVVAMLESEGVDYESVDVLDEEYNYGLRETLKNYSNWPTFPQIFVKGELVGGCDILTSMYEKGELANLFKS